A section of the Deltaproteobacteria bacterium genome encodes:
- a CDS encoding MBL fold metallo-hydrolase codes for MEDFSAVGNSIREIFPGLFRIRLPQPRYGSVYVHLAKGGSGPLTLFDAGLPHPLTQNALRRHLGELDVSVSDLEQIVYTHSHIDHMGGGSVISGLTDRPKHIAFQGCLGVCEDYQEYNRRASSWKSLIQHLSYTPGMKDRIVQLLPIESRAKGNLLDGNISVEDADQTYHLFDKGAAEIRFDRGISDGDSFEAGPYAWSVIETPGHNPHHVVLVESENRFSVTGDMILDHGTPIMRSMGDDVSVYLASLLKLRRTVLGTALTSHGCVFPDGNTALCRVLEEREALLEWVWAAIQDRPQRLVDISMAAGAAGVAGKKVNPMLLMGVLDSAVHVWSERGAVWVDPSNGIVSIKSDKWGSSADAEAMIPLDEERPNIA; via the coding sequence ATGGAAGATTTCTCCGCCGTCGGCAACTCGATTCGTGAAATATTTCCGGGATTGTTTCGCATCCGCCTTCCTCAGCCACGATATGGAAGCGTATACGTGCATCTAGCGAAAGGCGGCTCTGGGCCCCTGACACTCTTCGACGCCGGCCTGCCACACCCTCTGACACAGAACGCCCTGCGTCGGCATCTGGGTGAGTTGGACGTTTCGGTCTCCGACTTAGAACAAATTGTCTATACTCACTCCCACATAGATCACATGGGCGGCGGTTCAGTCATATCCGGCCTGACGGATAGGCCCAAGCATATCGCTTTTCAGGGTTGTTTAGGAGTTTGCGAAGACTATCAAGAGTACAACCGCAGGGCTAGTTCCTGGAAATCGCTGATTCAGCACCTGAGCTATACGCCAGGTATGAAGGACCGGATTGTTCAGCTTTTGCCGATAGAATCTCGCGCGAAAGGGAATCTGCTGGATGGGAATATTTCGGTAGAAGACGCAGACCAAACCTATCATCTCTTCGATAAGGGGGCAGCCGAAATCAGGTTCGACCGGGGCATTTCGGATGGAGATTCGTTTGAGGCAGGCCCCTATGCATGGTCCGTGATCGAAACCCCGGGACACAATCCGCATCATGTCGTATTGGTAGAATCGGAAAACCGCTTTTCGGTTACCGGGGATATGATCCTGGATCACGGAACGCCGATTATGCGTTCCATGGGAGACGACGTGTCCGTATATCTCGCGTCCCTGCTAAAACTGAGGCGGACCGTACTGGGAACCGCGCTCACGTCGCACGGGTGCGTGTTTCCAGACGGTAATACCGCACTTTGTCGTGTGCTGGAGGAGCGCGAAGCGTTACTCGAGTGGGTATGGGCGGCGATACAGGACAGGCCTCAACGTCTGGTGGATATTTCGATGGCGGCCGGCGCGGCGGGAGTCGCAGGGAAAAAAGTAAATCCTATGTTGCTCATGGGTGTGCTTGATTCTGCGGTACATGTCTGGTCCGAACGGGGAGCGGTCTGGGTTGATCCATCTAACGGAATAGTGTCGATCAAATCCGACAAATGGGGTAGCTCCGCGGATGCTGAAGCGATGATTCCGCTCGATGAAGAACGTCCCAATATCGCGTAA
- a CDS encoding PaaI family thioesterase: MEKFNPQLASAIQSANNAMAGLPKFLGCRVTELTPGRLMANLPVRKELLTPIGNLHGGVLAGFVDHILGVVLYPVMKPGQWAATTEFKLNYLAPIKDGVLLAESSVIAMTRNTAVVRAEVSNGERLVCAAQGTLLIRDPKGS; encoded by the coding sequence ATGGAAAAATTTAACCCTCAGCTGGCTTCGGCGATCCAGTCGGCTAATAACGCAATGGCCGGGCTGCCCAAATTTCTCGGATGCAGAGTGACCGAACTTACACCGGGCAGGCTCATGGCCAATCTTCCGGTCCGCAAAGAACTGCTGACGCCTATTGGGAATTTGCATGGAGGTGTCCTTGCCGGGTTTGTCGACCACATTCTCGGGGTTGTGCTTTATCCCGTCATGAAGCCGGGACAATGGGCGGCTACCACCGAATTCAAGCTGAACTATCTCGCGCCAATCAAAGACGGGGTTCTGCTGGCGGAGTCGTCGGTGATTGCGATGACACGAAATACGGCTGTTGTGCGGGCGGAAGTTTCCAATGGGGAACGCCTCGTCTGTGCAGCCCAAGGCACGTTGCTGATTAGAGATCCGAAGGGCTCCTGA
- a CDS encoding aldehyde dehydrogenase family protein translates to MDSFDSGKSRPLEWRQRQLTGIIRFCFNRRQEILAALRDDLGKPTREAVAADIGASIIEAVTLKMNLRKWAKRERVSTPFPLLPANSYIEKEPFGVVLIIGAWNYPLQLTLLPLAGAVAAGNCAIIKPSEVAPRTSELLSRVLPDFIDSDCIRVVEGGPDVTSQLLQEPFDYIFYTGSGAIGKIVMRAAAERLIPVTLELGGKSPCLVDRDISIQVAAKRIALGKWMNAGQTCIAPDYVLVHQQAEGRLLEALRGTIQSFYGNNPQKSPNYARIVNKKHFDRISKFLKDGKVVIGGESDPKDCYIAPTVIRVTDGNAPVMQEEVFGPLLPVMAVRDMEEAIAFVRSRPKPLALYLFSNNTDVQQRVIAKTSAGGVCINHTVLHAGNPNLPFGGVGASGIGAYHGRRTFETFTHRKPVLEKPVFPDFSFMYPKEKSD, encoded by the coding sequence ATGGATTCGTTTGATTCTGGGAAGTCACGGCCGTTGGAGTGGCGTCAGCGCCAGCTTACAGGGATTATCCGTTTCTGTTTCAATCGTCGCCAGGAAATTCTGGCGGCCCTGCGCGACGATCTCGGAAAACCCACGAGGGAGGCTGTCGCTGCGGATATTGGGGCATCGATTATCGAAGCAGTCACTCTCAAGATGAATCTTCGGAAGTGGGCAAAGCGGGAACGGGTGTCCACACCTTTCCCCCTGCTTCCCGCCAACAGCTATATCGAAAAGGAACCATTCGGAGTCGTGCTGATTATCGGAGCCTGGAACTATCCACTCCAGCTGACTCTACTGCCCTTGGCCGGAGCTGTTGCTGCGGGCAATTGTGCGATTATCAAGCCTTCCGAAGTTGCACCTCGTACGTCGGAACTTCTCTCACGGGTACTCCCGGACTTCATCGATTCCGACTGCATCAGGGTGGTCGAGGGGGGGCCGGACGTGACCAGCCAGCTGTTGCAGGAACCGTTCGATTACATTTTCTATACAGGAAGCGGGGCGATCGGAAAGATCGTCATGAGGGCGGCTGCAGAGCGCTTGATACCGGTAACCCTTGAGCTGGGCGGCAAGAGTCCGTGTCTGGTGGATAGGGATATCAGTATTCAGGTGGCTGCCAAACGGATAGCGCTCGGCAAATGGATGAACGCTGGGCAGACCTGCATCGCGCCGGACTACGTTCTCGTCCACCAACAGGCTGAAGGCCGTTTGCTCGAAGCGCTAAGAGGCACGATACAGTCGTTTTATGGAAACAATCCGCAGAAAAGTCCGAATTACGCACGGATCGTCAATAAAAAGCATTTCGACCGGATTTCGAAATTCCTAAAAGATGGGAAAGTAGTGATCGGCGGGGAAAGCGACCCGAAAGACTGCTATATTGCGCCGACTGTCATCCGCGTTACCGATGGTAATGCACCGGTCATGCAGGAGGAGGTTTTCGGCCCTCTACTGCCGGTCATGGCGGTGCGTGACATGGAAGAAGCAATTGCGTTCGTTCGCTCCCGACCGAAACCCCTTGCCCTGTATCTTTTTTCAAACAACACGGATGTTCAGCAACGCGTGATCGCCAAGACATCCGCAGGTGGAGTCTGTATCAATCATACGGTTCTTCACGCGGGAAATCCGAACCTTCCTTTCGGCGGCGTTGGAGCGAGCGGTATCGGTGCCTATCACGGACGTCGCACCTTCGAGACGTTCACGCACCGAAAACCCGTACTCGAGAAGCCAGTATTTCCGGATTTCAGTTTCATGTACCCAAAAGAAAAGTCGGATTAA
- a CDS encoding NAD(P)/FAD-dependent oxidoreductase: protein MQSQDFDVLIIGAGISGIGAACHLSRECPNRRVAIIERRKAMGGTWDLFRYPGIRSDSDMFTFGYNFRPWTNPKTLADGPSIKRYVMDAARESGVDKKIHYGLSVTGAFWNSKDQQWTIETLREENGEVQSYTCSFLLICTGYYNYDKGYKPDFPGEKDFEGRVIHPQQWPEDLDYSGKRVVVIGSGATAVTLIPAMADKTSHITMLQRSPTYMMSLPEVDPIASRLMGLLPEMATYRIMRARNIALQYWSFVISRKYPKQARELFLALARWQLGKDIDMRHFTPSYNPWDERICAMPGGDLFKAIRSGRASIVTDKIKTFIPNGILLESGKELEADIIVSATGLDLQFLGGMKLTVDGKVRLPREAMLYKSVLLEGIPNASIVIGYTNASWTLRADLAAEYLCRLLNHMDKKGYAVVTPVDREGCRTEESVMGSLKSGYVYRAIDKMPRQGRHGPWKLTHNYYRDILMLRKGVIEDQYLEFSRAKSPMSRSLTLHEMVDRVTKAAG, encoded by the coding sequence ATGCAGAGCCAAGATTTCGATGTTCTAATTATCGGTGCAGGAATCTCTGGGATCGGAGCGGCCTGCCATTTAAGCCGCGAATGCCCGAACAGGCGGGTCGCCATCATCGAAAGGCGCAAGGCCATGGGCGGGACGTGGGATCTGTTTCGTTATCCGGGTATCCGCTCTGATTCCGATATGTTTACCTTTGGCTACAACTTCCGGCCTTGGACCAACCCGAAGACGCTGGCCGACGGTCCATCGATCAAGCGATACGTCATGGATGCCGCGCGAGAGAGTGGGGTCGACAAGAAAATCCACTACGGCTTGAGCGTGACCGGTGCCTTCTGGAACAGTAAGGACCAGCAGTGGACGATCGAAACACTGAGGGAAGAAAATGGCGAGGTCCAGAGCTATACATGCAGCTTTCTGCTGATTTGTACGGGGTATTACAATTACGACAAGGGCTATAAGCCAGACTTTCCGGGGGAAAAGGACTTTGAGGGCCGGGTAATCCATCCCCAGCAGTGGCCCGAGGATCTAGACTACAGCGGCAAGCGTGTAGTCGTCATCGGCAGCGGCGCGACGGCCGTCACTCTGATCCCGGCAATGGCAGATAAGACCTCACACATTACCATGTTGCAGCGGTCGCCGACATACATGATGTCGCTTCCGGAAGTGGACCCGATCGCCTCGCGACTGATGGGCTTGCTGCCCGAAATGGCGACCTACCGTATCATGCGCGCGCGCAATATCGCCCTGCAGTACTGGTCGTTCGTGATTTCGCGGAAATATCCCAAGCAGGCGCGCGAGCTATTTCTGGCTCTGGCCCGTTGGCAGCTTGGCAAGGACATCGACATGCGCCATTTCACTCCTAGCTACAATCCATGGGATGAACGCATCTGCGCGATGCCTGGAGGCGATCTGTTCAAGGCTATACGTAGTGGTCGCGCCTCGATTGTGACTGATAAAATAAAGACCTTTATTCCGAACGGGATATTATTGGAGTCGGGAAAGGAGCTGGAGGCCGACATCATAGTCTCAGCCACCGGCCTGGACCTGCAGTTCCTAGGCGGTATGAAACTTACTGTCGACGGAAAGGTTCGCCTTCCCAGGGAAGCGATGCTGTACAAGAGTGTGCTGCTCGAAGGCATTCCCAATGCTTCGATCGTGATCGGCTATACCAACGCCTCGTGGACGCTGCGGGCGGATCTGGCGGCCGAGTACCTTTGTCGCCTGCTCAACCACATGGACAAGAAGGGCTACGCCGTAGTGACGCCCGTTGACCGCGAGGGGTGCCGGACCGAGGAATCGGTCATGGGATCATTGAAGTCGGGCTACGTCTACCGTGCCATCGATAAGATGCCCCGTCAGGGTAGGCACGGCCCGTGGAAACTCACCCACAACTACTATCGGGACATTCTGATGCTGCGCAAGGGAGTGATCGAGGACCAGTATCTGGAGTTCTCGCGGGCGAAGTCCCCGATGTCACGTAGTCTTACATTGCATGAGATGGTCGATCGTGTCACAAAAGCCGCGGGGTGA
- a CDS encoding transposase — MFSVSPGYCRKEPTAKPKLAAYTGVIDGILDDDLTRTHRSGPSYNERNRPDLSAVVQWRTALELETTVKKSRFSEEQVIGILKEHEAGTAVEDITRRHGISAGTLYRWKANCGGLEVSDAMRLNALEEENR; from the coding sequence ATGTTTTCGGTTTCGCCGGGCTACTGCCGAAAGGAACCGACGGCGAAGCCGAAGCTGGCGGCGTATACCGGGGTCATCGATGGGATTCTGGATGACGACCTGACCCGTACCCACCGTTCCGGTCCGTCGTATAATGAAAGAAACCGGCCTGACCTGTCCGCCGTGGTTCAATGGCGGACAGCTTTGGAACTGGAGACGACGGTGAAGAAAAGCCGTTTTAGCGAAGAGCAGGTCATTGGAATCCTGAAGGAGCATGAGGCCGGGACGGCGGTAGAGGACATCACCCGCCGCCACGGGATCAGCGCAGGCACGTTGTACCGGTGGAAAGCGAATTGCGGCGGGCTGGAAGTGTCGGATGCAATGCGTCTGAATGCGCTGGAAGAGGAAAACCGCTAA
- a CDS encoding helix-turn-helix domain-containing protein yields the protein MNNNSLKLVDAGLVRIDECCRFLGISRAKLYEVMDQGELPYVKIGRSRRIPQQAMKEFAASRIVGLGDSHTG from the coding sequence ATGAACAACAATTCCCTCAAGCTGGTGGATGCCGGACTCGTCCGGATCGACGAATGCTGCCGGTTCCTCGGCATCAGCAGGGCGAAGCTATACGAGGTCATGGACCAGGGTGAACTTCCTTATGTGAAGATCGGCCGATCGCGGCGGATCCCGCAGCAGGCGATGAAGGAGTTCGCGGCGAGCAGGATAGTGGGCTTAGGCGATTCGCACACCGGCTGA
- a CDS encoding site-specific integrase, producing MSRRRGKGEGSIVERRPGQWLAVLTVGIDANGRRRRKYVYGTTKKAVQDKLLALRSDAARGLIVATDRMTIAEFLRRWLKDSAKLRLRPTSYDRFEWFVEKQILPRIGGVQLTALTPAHVQALYASMIRDKKSARACQHVHVILHSALNEALRWGLVSRNVCDAVRRPRHVSKPIQPLDKEQVQKFLKHTRGKRLEALMILALTTGLRQGELLALDWKDLDLAAGTVSVRKTLVEIKGEFSIGEPKTAQSNRQVRLPEIAVQVLKVHKEKMLAEGNISAPVFCDSDGGYIRKSNLLRRDFRGILKAAKLPMIRFHDLRHTFATLSIAEGVPIKVIQEALGHSSVTLTLGTYSHVLPSMQEEAVTKLNRLFGTLDSQDRLYLGCTKAPEGAPAKKRARRKSKEKQEVNDGGWGGGRTHDLRLMRPSEMGFHRWQ from the coding sequence GTGTCCAGGCGGCGTGGAAAAGGCGAAGGTTCGATTGTCGAGCGAAGGCCCGGCCAGTGGCTGGCCGTCCTGACCGTCGGCATTGATGCGAACGGCCGCCGGCGGCGGAAGTACGTTTATGGAACGACCAAGAAGGCGGTTCAGGATAAACTGCTGGCGCTCCGGAGCGATGCCGCGCGGGGATTGATTGTGGCCACCGACCGGATGACGATTGCGGAATTCCTCCGCCGATGGCTCAAGGATTCAGCAAAACTCAGATTGAGGCCCACGTCCTATGACCGGTTCGAATGGTTTGTCGAGAAGCAGATTCTGCCGCGAATTGGCGGGGTGCAGCTTACCGCACTAACGCCTGCCCACGTCCAGGCGCTTTATGCCTCTATGATTCGGGACAAGAAGTCTGCGCGCGCATGCCAGCATGTGCATGTGATTCTTCATTCTGCATTAAACGAGGCCCTGAGATGGGGCCTTGTCTCCCGTAACGTCTGCGACGCTGTCCGGAGACCCCGGCATGTGAGCAAGCCTATCCAACCTCTGGATAAGGAACAGGTTCAGAAGTTTCTCAAACATACCCGCGGAAAGAGGCTTGAAGCGCTCATGATCCTGGCGCTGACCACAGGACTCCGGCAGGGAGAGCTTCTTGCTCTCGATTGGAAGGATCTGGACCTTGCCGCCGGCACGGTGAGTGTGCGGAAGACGCTTGTAGAGATCAAAGGGGAGTTCTCCATCGGTGAACCCAAGACCGCGCAATCGAACCGGCAGGTACGGCTGCCGGAAATCGCAGTGCAGGTTCTGAAGGTGCATAAGGAAAAGATGCTGGCCGAAGGGAACATCTCGGCACCGGTATTCTGCGACTCGGACGGCGGATATATCCGCAAGAGCAATCTGCTTCGTCGGGACTTCCGGGGGATACTCAAGGCAGCGAAGTTGCCGATGATCCGGTTCCATGACCTGCGCCATACGTTTGCGACACTGTCGATTGCCGAAGGCGTACCGATCAAGGTGATCCAGGAGGCGCTTGGTCATAGTTCCGTCACCCTTACGCTCGGGACCTATTCCCATGTGCTTCCATCGATGCAGGAAGAGGCCGTCACGAAGCTGAATCGGCTGTTCGGAACGCTGGATTCCCAAGATAGGTTGTACTTAGGTTGTACGAAGGCTCCGGAGGGTGCCCCAGCGAAGAAGCGGGCTCGGAGAAAGTCCAAGGAAAAACAGGAAGTTAACGATGGTGGCTGGGGTGGGGGTCGAACCCACGACCTACGGCTTATGAGACCGTCCGAGATGGGGTTCCACAGGTGGCAATGA
- a CDS encoding copper-translocating P-type ATPase, with protein sequence MPRDHTFHHTHTRSNGNDHNCHAHGHARHSPAVTPAKSDFYTCPMHPEVVQEGPGNCPKCGMALEPVTIAVQTEENTEFNDMSRRFWISLALTFPIFLLAMGEMIPGQSLSWLLPPQPTRWIQFFLATPVVMWGGWPFFERMWTSFRNRHLNMFTLIGIGTGAAWGFSVAALLVPEMFPAGFRGHNGEVGIYFEAASVIVVLVLLGQVLELKARDRTAGAIRTLMDMAPKVARRVDPDGTETDIPLEQVATNDILRVRPGEKIPVDGIIQSGRSSVDEALLSGESIPVEKGPGDSVTGATLNVNGTFLMQARQVGSATVLARIVQMVGEAQRSRAPLQKLADRVSGIFVPAVIAIAAISFAIWSIWGPQPAYAYALASSVTVLIIACPCALGLATPMSVMVGVGRGATMGVLIRNAEALEAMSKIDTLVVDKTGTLTDGRPKLTSIESLGSWNEEEILRLAAGLELGSEHPLAASILAAAEDRKLSPSLVSGFQSIPGQGIVASLNGEPVVLGNTKLMDAQGIDVNSAGDRANTMRSHGQTVMFLAVANRLQGLIGVADPVRESTPEAIRALREEGVHIIMLTGDSRITAKAVASTLGIDEVYAEVSPAQKHSAIKRLQAEGRKVAMAGDGVNDAPALAQAHVGIAMGNGTDVAMESAGITLLKGDLRGIVKARRLSRATVQNIRQNLFFAFIYNALGVPVAAGALYPAFGIHLNPMFAAAAMSLSSVSVIVNALRLRKTAL encoded by the coding sequence ATGCCACGCGACCACACTTTTCACCACACACACACACGCAGTAATGGCAACGACCACAATTGTCATGCTCATGGCCACGCCAGGCATTCTCCAGCCGTCACACCCGCCAAGTCTGATTTTTACACCTGCCCAATGCATCCCGAAGTAGTGCAGGAAGGGCCGGGAAATTGTCCCAAATGCGGGATGGCACTGGAGCCAGTGACTATTGCTGTCCAGACCGAAGAAAACACTGAATTCAATGACATGTCACGCCGGTTCTGGATCAGTCTAGCGCTGACGTTCCCCATATTTCTCCTCGCCATGGGTGAGATGATCCCCGGGCAATCATTGAGCTGGCTGTTACCGCCGCAACCGACACGCTGGATCCAGTTTTTTCTTGCTACCCCAGTTGTAATGTGGGGTGGCTGGCCATTTTTCGAACGGATGTGGACATCTTTTCGCAACCGTCACCTGAACATGTTCACCTTGATTGGCATTGGCACCGGTGCTGCATGGGGCTTTAGTGTAGCGGCATTACTGGTTCCAGAAATGTTTCCGGCCGGATTCCGGGGACATAACGGAGAAGTTGGGATCTATTTCGAAGCAGCTTCTGTGATTGTTGTGCTTGTTTTGCTCGGCCAGGTTCTGGAATTGAAAGCGAGAGACCGCACAGCAGGCGCGATCCGGACGTTAATGGATATGGCACCCAAGGTAGCACGGCGCGTAGATCCAGATGGAACGGAAACAGATATACCCCTGGAGCAAGTTGCAACGAACGACATCCTCCGGGTGCGGCCAGGCGAAAAAATCCCCGTTGACGGGATCATCCAGTCTGGGAGAAGTTCAGTGGATGAAGCACTTCTTTCGGGCGAGTCCATTCCAGTTGAAAAGGGACCAGGAGATTCGGTCACCGGCGCGACCCTCAACGTAAATGGCACATTTTTGATGCAAGCCAGGCAGGTCGGTTCAGCTACAGTTCTGGCCCGTATCGTGCAAATGGTTGGAGAAGCTCAACGCAGCCGTGCTCCGCTCCAGAAACTTGCTGACCGGGTTTCAGGGATATTTGTTCCAGCAGTAATTGCCATCGCGGCGATTTCCTTTGCTATTTGGTCAATATGGGGGCCTCAACCTGCATATGCATATGCGTTAGCCAGTTCGGTAACCGTGCTCATTATCGCCTGCCCATGCGCACTAGGCTTGGCAACGCCAATGTCAGTCATGGTAGGCGTCGGCCGGGGAGCGACGATGGGAGTGTTGATCCGAAATGCTGAAGCACTGGAGGCAATGTCCAAAATCGATACCCTTGTCGTTGACAAGACCGGAACACTGACCGACGGTCGGCCTAAACTGACAAGCATTGAGTCTCTCGGCAGTTGGAATGAGGAAGAGATTCTTCGTCTTGCTGCCGGGCTTGAATTGGGTAGTGAGCATCCACTGGCTGCATCTATCCTGGCAGCAGCAGAAGACCGGAAACTATCTCCGTCGCTGGTCAGCGGCTTCCAGTCAATCCCGGGGCAAGGCATAGTTGCTTCTCTGAACGGAGAACCGGTCGTGCTCGGCAACACCAAACTGATGGATGCCCAGGGGATTGATGTGAATAGTGCAGGAGACCGAGCGAATACAATGCGCTCTCATGGACAGACGGTAATGTTTCTCGCTGTCGCGAACCGCTTGCAGGGACTCATAGGTGTCGCTGATCCTGTACGTGAGAGTACTCCTGAGGCAATCCGGGCACTTCGTGAAGAAGGCGTGCATATTATAATGTTGACCGGAGACAGCCGGATTACAGCCAAGGCAGTCGCCAGTACGTTAGGAATTGACGAGGTATACGCAGAGGTTTCACCGGCCCAAAAGCATTCGGCAATAAAGCGACTCCAGGCTGAGGGGCGTAAAGTCGCCATGGCGGGCGACGGAGTAAATGATGCCCCCGCCCTGGCTCAGGCCCATGTTGGAATCGCCATGGGTAATGGCACCGATGTGGCCATGGAGAGTGCGGGAATCACCCTTTTAAAAGGGGACCTTCGAGGCATTGTCAAGGCACGCCGTCTTAGCCGGGCGACTGTGCAGAATATCCGACAAAACCTGTTTTTTGCCTTTATATACAATGCATTGGGAGTACCAGTGGCAGCTGGAGCTCTGTATCCCGCATTCGGCATTCACCTCAATCCCATGTTCGCTGCTGCCGCCATGAGTCTTAGCTCGGTATCGGTCATCGTAAATGCCCTGCGGCTCCGAAAGACGGCCCTATAG